DNA from Mesorhizobium sp. B2-1-1:
TGCCGCGATTCGGCTCCGTCTGGCGCCTGCCTTCAAATTTAAATCACAGAGTTAGGCTGACAAGCGCAACAACAGTGACTATTTCGTGACGATGGCAGAGGGCTCCGAACAAAGACAGCAAAGCCTGGCGGCCGCGACCGAGGCGCGCGGCCTCGAGGCGCTGATCTCGCGTGCGGCCCGCGCCGGCAAGGGGCCGGCCCCGGTGGAGCGCTGGAATCCCGACTTCTGCGGCGATTTGGATATGGAAATCAAGGCTGACGGCACCTGGTTCTATCTCGGCACGCCGATCGGCCGCATGCCGCTGGTACAGCTTTTTTCCTCGGTGCTGCGCAAGGACGCGGACGGCAGGACCTATCTGGTGACGCCGGTGGAAAAGGTCGGCATCCGCGTCGCCGACGCACCCTTCATCGCCGTCGAGATGGATGTCTCGGGCAGCGGCGAGGGCCAGATCATCACGTTCCGCACCAATGTCGGCGACGTCGTCGAGGCCGGACCGGAGCGGCCGCTGCGCTTCGTCGACGAGCACGAGACCGGCGGGCTGAAGCCTTATGTGCTGGTGCGCGGGCGGCTGGAGGCGCTGGTGGCGCGGCCGGTGATGTACGAACTGGTCGAGCATGGCGAGGAGATCGAGATCGGCGGCAGGTTGATGTTTGCCGTTCGTTCGAAAGGCCAGGCCTATCCGATCATGCCGGCCGACAGGCTGAGGCAGCTGAGCGCGTGACGGACAGTTCATGATGGACCAGGTGACGCCGACGCCCTTTTCCATTGCCGATTTGCGCGCGCGCTTTGCCGCGCAGCCGCAGGCGCATGCCGGCGACGACTATGGCGATCATCGCTTCAATCCAGGCCATCCGCGCCTCCACCGGGCGAAACCGCTGCGCGAAGCGGCGGTGCTGATCCCGATCGTCGATCACCAGGACGATGCCACGGTTCTTTTGACCAAGCGGGCCGAGACGCTGCGCAACCATTCCGGGCAGGTGGCCTTTCCCGGCGGGACGATCGATCCGACCGACGCCAGTCCGGAAGCGGCGGCGCTGCGCGAGGCTTTCGAGGAAATCGGCCTTGGCCGGGACCATATCGAGGTCATCGGCCGCATGCCCGATTATGTCGCGGGCAGCGGTTACAGGATCGCGCCGGTGCTGGGCATCGTGCGGCCGCCTTTCCAGTTGACACTCAATGCCGAGGAGGTCGACTTGGCCTTCGAAGTGCCGCTGCGCTTCCTCATGGATCCGGCCAACCACATCAGGGACAGCCGCATTTGGAACGATCTCGAATGGTTCTTCTACGATATGCCCTATGGCGACCGGCGCATCTGGGGCGTCACCGCCGGCATCATCCGCACGCTCTATGAAAGGCTCTATGGGTGAAGGTCTCGATCGCCGACAGGGCCGACTGGCTCGGCGACAAGCATCTGCAGCGCCTGCTTGCCATTCTGGCGAGCGGCGGCGAGGCAGCGCGGGTCGCCGGCGGCGCGGTGCGTAACACGCTGATCGGCCAGCCCGTCGCCGACATCGACATCGCCACCACCTGCCTACCGCAGGAGACAATCCGCCGCGCCGAGGCGGCGAGGTTCAAGACGGTTCCGACCGGCATCGAGCACGGCACGATCACCGTGATTGCCGGCGGCAAGCCTTATGAAATCACCACGCTGCGCGCGGATATCGAGACCGACGGCCGCCGCGCCAAGGTGTCGTTCGGGCGAGACTGGAAGCTTGATGCCGAACGGCGCGACTTCACCATCAATGCGCTCTACGCGGAAGCCGACGGCACGGTCGTCGATCTGGTCGGCGGCGTCGCCGACATAGAGGGGCGCCGGCTGCGCTTCATCGGCGATCCGGAAGCGCGTATCCGCGAGGACTATCTGCGTATCCTGCGCTTTTTCCGCTTCTTCGCCTGGTATGGCGAAGGCCGGCCGGACGCCGAGGGGCTGAAGGCTTGCGCCCGGCTGAAGGGAGGGCTCGTGCAGCTCTCGGCCGAGCGCGTCTGGTCCGAACTCAAGAAGCTGTTGTCGGCGGCCGATCCGTCCCGCGCGCTGTTGTGGATGCGGCAGGCAAGCGTTTTGACCAGCGTGCTGCCGGAAAGCGAGAAATGGGGCATCGACGCGATCCACGGCCTGGCCAGAGCCGAGAAGGATCTGGGCTGGACCGCGGACCCACTGCTCAGGCTGGAGGCGATCGTGCCGCCGGATGCGGCGCGCATGAAGACGCTGGCCGAGCGGCTGAGACTGTCGACGGCGGAAGCAAACCGTTTGCGCGACTGGGCGCTTACGCCGGGAATCGAGCCGAAAACGACCGAAGGCGAACTGGCCAAGACGCTCTACCGCGGCGACCGGCAGGGGGTCGTCGACCGGCTTCGCCTGTCACTCGCAGCGGCACGGGTGCGCGCGGTGGACCAGACCGATGCGCTCATCGAGGCAGGCGGCTTTTCCCGACTTCTCGCCTTCGCATTGAGATGGGAAAGGCCCGTGTTTCCGCTCAAGGGCGCCGATCTGACGGCGATCGGGGGGATGCCCGGGCCAAAACTCGGCGCGATCCTCAGGAATCTCGAAGCGGAATGGGTCGATGCCGGGTTTGGGCCCGATCGCGACGCGCTGCTCAAGCGCGCCGCGCAGGCCCTGAAGGCCGGATAAAGCATCAGTCAACGCAATCCGGGCGGAAATCGCCGCGATTTCCGGAACTTGCTCCAAATCAGGCGGCGTCGCGGACCTTCTCGATGCGCGAGCGGATCGCTTCGATCATCGTTTCGCGGATGATCGTCTCGCCATGCGTCTCGCGCATATGTTCGACGGCACGGCGCATGACCTCGGCTTCCTCTTCGGCGCGCGTGTGCCATTCACAACCTGGAACGAGCGAGCCGCAGTGGAATTCCTTCATGGGATTTCTCCTTTTCCTCCATGGAGTCCGGTCGACCGCCCTGCAAAAGGCGGCAGGGACTCCGCATCTTCTTGGCGCGTTGTCCGACCTTGAGACTGGTTGGACCACGAGCGGGTGAAACCATAACACAGATGGGGTGGCATTGATTGCCGTCAACGACAAAAAGGCGGAGCAGCGCTGCTCCGCCCTCTTACGCCAGCCCTATGGGCAGGTCATCACTTCATGATCTTGACTGCCTCGGCAACCTTATCCTTGCCGCTCATGTCCCATGAAACTCTGACCTTCTCGCCGACCTTCAGGCCAGGATCCTTGAAGGTCCGGGGAAGCGTAAAAGACGATCCATTGTCGAGAACCAGGCTTTTGGACGCCGTATCAAAGGTCTTGATCGTGCCGGTGGTGTGCTTGACGGCGGCGAATGCCACCGAACCGGAAGCAAGAATGGCAACCGCTGCGGCCGAAACAATGATCTTGCGCATTGCGAAGTACTCCTGGAAAGCGCGGGCACCCTTTTGGCAGAGGTGTCCCGCATCGTCCTGGGCCGTCCGGTTGCGTCGAGTCGCGATCCGCTTCGTTCTGACGCAATTCCGAACGGAGAACCGCTCTGCACTCCTGGAATTGCGCAGGCGAACCGCCGGCGCTTCCCGACCCGTCCCGACAAATAGCCTAGTCTTTTCCGATGCCTATTAGACGAAAAAGAAACTTTGCGACGGCTCCCGCGCCACATTCGGTGCCCATTTCGCAGCGAATGGGACATCAATGCGGCTCACGGCGCGCTCACCATCTTTTTACGGCCAGCGAGCCTCCGGCGGCAGGCTGGAGAGGATCGAGGCGACGTTTCCGCCGGTTTTCAGGCCGAAGATGGTGCCGCGATCGTGAAGCAGGTTGAACTCGACGTAACGGCCGCGACGGATGAGCTGTTCGTCGCGGTCGCCATCGGTCCAGTTCTCGTTAAAATTACCCCGCACCAGATGGCCGTAGACCACGAGAAAAGCGCGCCCGACATCCTGGACGAAGTTGAAATCGGCATTCCAGCCGCCTTTGTCCTCGCCCGAATGCAGCCAGTCGAAAAAGATGCCGCCGGTGCCGCGCGGCTCGTTGCGATGCGGAAGGAAGAAATACTCGTCGCACCAGGCCTTGAATTTCGCATGGTCGGCGATGCCGGCGTTCTTCTCGCAGGCGAACTGCATGGCGCGGTGGAAGGCCATTGTGTCAGGGTCGTCCTGTGTGCGGCGTCGGTCGAGCACCGGGGTGAGGTCGGCGCCGCCGCCGAACCAGTGGCGCGAGGTGACGACCATGCGCGTATTCATGTGCACGGCCGGAACGTTGGGGTTCCAAGGGTGCGCGATCAGCGAAATGCCGGATGCCCAGAAGCGCGGGTCCTCCTCGGCGCCGGGCATCTGCTTCCTGAATTCGGGCGAGAATTCGCCGTAAACCGTCGAGGTGTGGACGCCAACCTTCTCGAAGACTCGGCCGTGCATCATCGACATGGTTCCGCCACCACCCTTGCCGGAATCACGCTCCCACGGCGTCCTTTCGAACCGACCCGGCGACCACGAAGCGAGCGGGCCCTGGAGATCCTGCTCGATCTGCTCGAAAGCACCGCAGATGCGTTCGCGCAATGCCTCGAACCACAGGCGTGCCTTCATTTTCTTTTCTTCGATGTCGGCGGGCAGGCCAGCCGGTATTTCAGGTCGTTCCAAGTGCTGTCTCCGGTTTCGGGGCGGCCGGCCCCTACAAATGACTCGTCTTTTGCCGGCGCGATCCCTAATCTCTTAGGGGAAAGGGTCAAGTCTGATCTGATCGGAGCAAGGAGACCTTCGTGCGCACCCCGGCAAGACCGCCGTTGGATGGCCTGAAGAAAAGGCTCGATCAAAGCCGGGCTGAACGCGCGCGCATGCCGCGCGACGGATTTTTGCGCGAAACCTTCGTCCTGCCGCGTTCAGACGCTCGCCTGAAGGCAAAGGAATGGTTCGAGCGCTTCCCCAAGCAGGCTTACTGGACCGAGATCGAAAGCTGGTTCGAGCGGCCGGGCGATTTGATCGAATTCACCATAAGGCGCCTGCCGGCGGCGGATTAGGATTTCCTCGCCCTGTTTACGGGGACAACCCAATACAGGCGCGGCCCCTTGTATCCGCCTTCACTACGCTCAGGCACCTTCTCTCCGTGAACCGAGAGAAGGAAGAACCAGCCTTCTCGCCCCTGTTCCTTCCCTGGCCAGCCGGTCATCCTTGTTGCGGAGCGGACATTTGTCGATCGACATGCAGCCGCAGCCGATGCAGTCGGTCAGCCCGTCGCGCAATTTCTTCAATTGACCGATCTTGCGGTCGAGCCCGTCGCGCCAGGCGGTCGACAGCAGGCTCCAGTCGTCGCGCGTCGGGGTGCGGCCCTCGGGTAGGGATTGAAGCGCCGTCGCTATCTCGGCCAGCGAAATGCCGACCTCCTGCGCGATCTTGATGATGGCCACGCGCCTTAGCACGTCGCGGCCGTAGCGGCGCTGGTTGCCTGACGTGCGGTGGCTGCGGATCAGGCCGCGAGCTTCGTAGAAATGCAGCGCCGACACCGCGACACCGCTGCGCGCGGCCACTTGGCCAACCGTTAATTCCGCTGCTGGCGCCATCTCGCACTTTTCCGCTTGACCTCAAGTTAAGTTGAGCTTGTAGCGAAGAAGCCATCGACATGCAAACGACAGGAGATGGCGATGTGCGCCTGGGTGAGAATGACGGGCGAGGGCCGTGTCGCGGGCGCCGGCGGGACCGTGGCCGCCGCTTCAGCGGATGGCATTCTGGCCCAGTTGTCGCGTGGCTTCGCCGGCCACCATGGCGGCGGAGAGCGCCACATTGATGCTGCGCGCGCCGGCCTGCATCGGGATCGTCAGCCGCGCGTCCGCCGCCTGATGGACCGGATCCGGCACGCCTGCGGATTCACGGCCGAACAAAAGGATATCGCCAGTGGCGAAGTTGAAGCTGGTGTATGGGGTCGCGGCCTTGGTCGACAGCAGCACCAGCCGGCGCGCGCGGGCCTTGCGCCACTCCTCGAAGGCGTGCCAGTCGACATGCCGGGTCAGGGCAGCCATTTCGAGGTAATCCATGCCGGCGCGCCTGAGCGCTTTATCGGAGAGCGGAAAGCCGGTCGGTTCGATGATGTCGACGCCGATCCCGAGGCAGGCGGCGAAGCGCAGGATTGTGCCGGTGTTGCCGGCGATGTCAGGCTGGTACAGGGCGATGCGGAGACGGTCGTTCATTTCCGCATCCTTCTATTAAGTGGCAAATCGGCCACAGCGGCTTCGCGGTTTTGGAAATTGCTGGACCTGCGGGTGGCCATTTTCTGCGAAGTCGGGTATACAGCGTACATTGTCAACCCGAACCGAAGGAGGGGTAATTCATGATGACCATGCACATCCAGCACCCTCTCCGTGGGCTTACATGCCCGCTGGCGGTTTCGGTACGACGGTTCTCCTGATCTCTTAGACGCTTCCGCACCGATTTCCGCCGAAACCATTCCCTGGTCTTCGAAGGAATCCTGCGATGTTTTTCAAGCTGCCGAAGGGGCCGATGGCCCCGCCCCAACGCGTCTCGACTGATCAGCCGCCGATCCCGCGGCAGGACGTCGAACACCCTTTTTATCTCTATTTTCACACGGAGGACGGACCGATGTTCGATCCCTACAGAATACCGGGCTCGAGGAGCCTGCATATCCACCGGCTGCCGACCTGGGCGCTGCTGATCGGCGAAACGTATTCGTCGGCGGTCCACGCCGAGGTTCGCCGGCGTCCGCATCGCGGCATGCTGCCCGATGTCGATTTCTCGCGCGCGGTTCCCGACCCGAGCCGGCCCTCGTTGGTGCGCCGTATCATCCGGGCGATCCGGCCGGGCGCGAAGATCCGCCTTGTCGACACCGCACCGTCAGGATCAACAAAAGAGCCTGTCGGCGAAAAGCCCGCGAACCCCTATATAGCGCGAAGCAAGGCCGACGGTCCGGATGATTCCGGACCGTCGGCCCTCGGCGCCATGCGGTCCGAGGACTTCGTACGTTCACGCGCCGCGTGAGCGGAAACAGATTTCATGAGCATGACCTATGTTGTTGTTTAGCTGGTTTGAAAAAAGGCTCGATCCGTTCCCGGGCGCGGAGCCGGTCGAGCCGCCCAAGACGCTGGTTGCCTTCTGCCTGCATTACACGCGCGGCGCATGGCCCTATATCCTGGTCGATGCGGTGCTGGTGGCGGCAATCGCCATCGCGGAAGTGTGGATGTTCGGCTTCCTCGGCCGCATCGTCGACTGGCTTTCGGCGCAGAACCGCGAAACCTTCCTGCAGACGGAGGGCTGGAAGCTCGCCAGCATGGCCTTCATCGTGCTGTTCGCGCTGCCTGGCACGGTATGGCTGCATTCGCTGCTCAACCAGCAGACGCTGATGGGCAACTATCCCATGCGTATCCGCTGGCAGGTGCATCGCTATCTGCTCAAGCAGTCGATGAGCTTCTACCAGGACGAATTCGCCGGCCGCATCGCCACCAAGCTGATGCAGACGGCGCTCGCCGTGCGCGAATGCGTGATCAAGGTGATCGACGTCCTGAACTACGTCATCGTCTATTTCCTCGGCATGCTGCTCATCGTCGGCTCGGCCGACTGGCGGCTGGCCGCACCGCTCGGCGTGTGGATGGTCGGCTACATCCTTCTGCTGCGCTATTTCATTCCTCGGCTGGGCAAGGTCGGCGAGGAACAGGCCAATGCGCGCTCGGTCATGACCGGCCGCGTTGTCGACAGCTACTCCAACATCCAGACGGTCAAGCTGTTCAGCCATGCCCGCCGCGAGGCCTCCTTCGCCAAGGAGGGCATGATGGGCTTCCTCGACACGGTCTACCGGTCGATGCGGCTGGTGACGGTGCTGTTCGGCTCGCTCTACATCCTGAATGCGCTTCTCCTGTTCTCGGTTACCGCCATCTCGTTGTGGCTGTGGCTGGGCCAGGCGGTGACGATCGGCGCGGTCGCCGTGGTCATCGGCCTGGTTCTGCGGATGTGGGGCATGTCGCAGTGGATCATGTGGGAAATGTCGGGCCTGTTCGAGAATATCGGCACGGTGCAGGACGGCATCGCCTCGATTTCGCTGCCGCGCCTTGTCGAGGACAGGCCCGGTGCGAAGGAGATCACGGTCTCCAAAGGCGAGATACGCTTCGAGGACATCCGCTTCCACTATGGCAAGCAGAAGGGCGTCATCGAGAACCTGTCGCTGGCGGTGAAGCCGGGCGAGAAGGTTGGCATTGTCGGCCGCTCCGGCGCCGGCAAGTCGACGCTGGTCAATCTTCTGCTGCGGTTCTACGACCTCGAAGCCGGCCGTATCCTGATCGACGGCCAGGAGATCGCAGCGGTGAAACAGGATTCACTGCGCGCCCAGATCGGCATGGTCACGCAGGACACCTCGTTGCTGCATCGTTCGGTGCGCGAAAACATCCTCTATGGCCGGCCCGACGCCAGCGACGACATGCTTGTCGAGGCTGCGCGGCGCGCCGAGGCGCTGGACTTCATCGCCGGGCTTTCGGACCATAGCGGCCGCAAGGGATTCGATGCCTATGTCGGCGACCGCGGCGTCAAACTGTCCGGCGGCCAGCGGCAACGCATCGCCATCGCTCGCGTTATGTTGAAGGACGCGCCCATACTTATCCTTGACGAGGCGACGTCGGCGCTGGATTCCGAGGCGGAAGCGGCCATCCAGGAGAACCTCTACAAGCTCATGCAAGGCAAGACCGTCATCGCCATCGCCCACCGGCTGTCGACCATCGCGGCGATGGACAGGCTTGTGGTGATGGACCAGGGCCGCGTCATCGAGGAAGGTTCGCACGAGGAATTGGTGGCCAAGGGCGGGCTCTACGCGCAGCTCTGGCAGCGCCAGTCGGGCGGTTTCCTGCTGGATGACGGCCCGATCGGTGTCGCAAGCGACGTTGTTGCCAATGACGTTGGCGCAAAGGGACAAGCCGCTGAATGATGGCCGCCGCCGCATGATGACAGCCGTCTATCGCTGGTTCGAGAACTGGGTCTATCCGTTCAGGGAGCCCACGAATCTTCGGCCGCCGTCCGGCGTCGCCGGTTTTCTCTGGCACTATGTCGGCCAGGCCAAGTTCGCCTTCTTCGCCATGCTGGTCATCGGCGGCATCGCGCCGCTGGTCGAGGCCGGGCTGTTCTACTTTGTCGGGCGGCTGGTCGACATCCTTGACCAGCTTCCCGGCGAACGCAGCTGGCATGCGCTGTGGACGGCCGCCGGGCCGGAACTTGTGTTCATGATCGTCGTGGTGCTGGTCGTCCGCACCATCGTCGTCGGCCTGTCGGCCCTGGTCGACGAGCAGACGATCACGCCTGGCTTCTACAATCTGGTGCGTTGGCAGGCGCACCGGCACGTGTCGCGCCAGTCCTACTCCTTCTTCCAGAACGATTTCGCCGGCCGCATCGCGACAAAAGTCTGGCAGGCTGGGCAAGCGACCGGCGACCTGATGGAAAGCTTCATCGAGGTCGTCTGGTTCATGATCGTCTATACGGTGACGACGCTGGCGCTGGTCGCGGGGCTCGATATCAGGCTCGCAGTGCTGGTGGTGATCTGGATCGCGGCCTTCGCCTGGCTGGCCAGGCTCTATCTGCCGGCAATCCGCAAACATGCCGAGGCGACCGCCGAGGCGGGGTCGATGATCACCGGCCGCATCGTCGATTCCTACTCCAACGTACAGACGCTGAAACTGTTCTCCGCCGATGGCGACGACCGCTACATCAGGAGCGGCTTCGACATCTATCTCGACGCGTTGCGCCCGTTCACGCGCCGGCTGACCGGCGTGCGCATGGCGCTGACGACGCTGTCGGGCATCATGATCACGGCGATCGGCTGCTTTGCCGTCTATCTCTGGGTCGAGGGCTCGATTACCGTCGGCGCGGTCGCCTTCACGCTATCGCTGGTGCTGCGGCTCAACATGCTGCTTGGCCGGCTGATGATGCAGCTCAACAGCATCCTGCGCAATCTCGGCGTGCTGGAGAATTCCAAGGCGCTGATCTCGCAGCCGCTCGGTTTGGTCGACGCACCCGACGCCCGGGAACTGGTCGTGGCCGGCGGGCGCATCGAGGTGAAGAATGTCGAGTTCCACTACGGCAAGGGGTTCGGCGTGCTCAACGGCATCGATCTCGTGGTGCGGCCGGGCGAGAAGGTCGGGCTGGTCGGGCCGTCCGGCGCCGGCAAGACCACGCTCGCCAACCTTATCCTGCGGCTGTACGAACTCGAAGGCGGAAAGATCGCCATCGACGGCCAGGATGTCTCGCAGGTGACGCAAAATTCGCTGCGCGCCAATATCGGCGTCGTCAGTCAGGACACAGCGCTTTTCCACCGTTCGCTGCGCGACAATATCAAACTCGGCATGCCCGACGCCACCGACGCGCAGGTGATCGCGGCGGCCAGGAAAGCCGAGGCGCATGATTTCATCCTGACCTTGCGCGACAATCGCGACCGACAGGGCTACGAGGCCTATGTCGGCGAGCGCGGCGTCAAACTGTCGGGCGGCCAGCGCCAGCGCGTGGCGATCGCGCGTGTCTTCCTCAAGGATGCGCCGATCCTGATCCTGGACGAGGCGACCTCGGCACTCGATTCCGACATCGAGGCGGCGATCCAGGAAAACCTGACGCGGCTGATGGAAGGCAAGACGGTCATAGCCATCGCCCACCGGCTGTCGACCATCGCCGCGCTTGACCGCCTCGTCGTGCTCGACGGCGGCCGCATTGTCGAACAAGGCACGCATGACGAACTGGTGGCGCTCGACGGGCTCTACGCGCGGCTGTGGAAGCGTCAGTCCGGCGGCTTCCTCTATCACGAGGAAAGCGTGCTGGAAGAGACGCGGCCGGCGGAGTAGCGGCATGGGCGCGACCGACGAGATCGGCTATCTGCTGAAACGGCTGCGGCCGACGACACCGGCCTTCGATACGCTGATGGAAGAGAGCCGGCGGGAGGGCTACTGGATGCTGGTGCGGCTTCGCGACGGCTGGGCAAGCGGCCGCAACAAGTTCCTGAAAAGAGGCGAGGCACTGTTCGGAGCCTGGCACGGCGGAGAACTCGCCGGCGTGTGCGGGCTGAACATCGATCCTTATTTCGAGGGCAGGGACCATGGCCGGGTCCGGCATTTGTTCGTTGGCGCGCGCCATCGGCGCACGGGCCTTGGCCGGATGCTGGGCGAGACCGTTGTCGACAGGGCTCGTCACCATTTCGCGGTGCTCAACACCCGTGCGCCGCAGGACGCCTTCGGCTTCTATGAGCGGCTTGGCTTCGCGCCGGTGGCGGGCGAAGAATTCGTCACGCACCGGATGATTTTCGCGAAAGGAGGTTGAAAATGTCCTTGCGCCCGCCGTCCCGTCTGACCAGTGCCTCGGCCGCCGAAGCCGCCTTCGACGCGCTCGGCCATGAAGTCCTTGCCGAGAAGGCGGCGGCGCTCGGCCGCGCCGGACAGCGCGTCGAAGAAACGCTGGCCCGGCTGCGCAACAATGGCGACGAGCAGTTGCGTCCCAGGCTGCTCAAGGAGGCGGCGGTGGCGGTGCATGGCTATTTCATTCAGCGCGAACTGTGCGGCCTTCGAAAGCACGATGCCGTCATCCGCGAATACAACATCCCGACGGCGGTGCTGGTCAGGCTCGGCGCCATGTAGGGTTGGCGCTTGCCGCGCCGATTTCCCTGTGGAATCTCGCCAGGCGGCTGGCGAGCGCTTCGGGGTTCTCATCGGGGACGAAGTGCCCGCTGTCGGCAATGATGTCGCCCTCGACATTCGAAAGCCCGGCGGCCCTAAGGCCCTCGACATAGTCGCCGATATCGCCGGACTCGGCCGAGCCCCTGAGATACAGCACCGGAATCGCTGTAGGCGTCGCGGGCCGTGCAGCATTGGCTTTGGCATCTTCGGGGAAGGCGCGATACCAATCGAAACCGGCCTGGAGGCTTTCAGGCCGGGAATAGGCTCTCGCATAGATTTCCCTGGCCTGCGCCGGGATCGATGTCCGATCCTTCGAAAGCACATTGAAGAAGAAGTCGAAATAGGTGCTTTGGTGGCCGCTCACCAGCGTTTCCGGTAGCGCCGGGACGGCATGGAAGGCAAAGTGCCAGATCCGCGGATTGCGAATGACCTCTTCCCATGGCGCGACACCCGGAACAGCGACATCCATGATCGCCGCGCCGGAAAGGATCTCGGGATGGTCGCGCAGCAGGGCGAACACGATCTGGCCGCCGACATCATGACCGGCCGCCAAGAGGTGCCGCAGCCCGCAGGCCTCGGCAACGCCTCTCATCAGCCTCGCCAGAGTTCTCTTGTCGCCGGCCTCAGGCATGCCTTGCGAGCCGCCGATGCACGGCAGGTCAGGTGCGACGACACGGTACTCGGCAGCCAGCCGGCCGATCACCCCTTCGAACGCATAGGAGCTTTGCGGCCAGCCGTGCAGCAGCAGGAATGCAGGCGCTTCAGCCGGGCCCGCCTCGCGGATCGCTATGCTAAGCCCTTCGATTTCGATGTTCGAGGTTTGCATGTCCTGACCCTGCCGGCTGCCTATGCCATAGATCTAGGCGGCGATCGGAAGACCGACAGGGCTGGATTGTTTGACCCGTTTGCGGACGGAAACCGTTTCATACTTTTCCAGGAATTGCGCTTTTCCAGGAATCACCTGGTCCTGGATCACTCCAGCCATTGGGTAATGAAAGTGCCGTTCTCGTGGATGTCGGTCGTTTCCAGCGGGCCGGGGCCGAGATTGGTGAATTTGTGCGGCGTGCCGGGCGGCACGATGACGATCTGGCCGGCAGAGGCCTCGATCTCCTCACCGCCGACCGTGAACAGGCCGATGCCCTGGCGGATGATGAAGATCTCGGCGTAGGGATGGGAATGCAGGCGCGGTCCGCCGCCGGTCTCCGGCAGGTAGTTGAAGATCAGGCAGGAGTTGGAACCGTAGGGGGCACATTGCAACTCGCCCTTCCAGCGGTCGGGGCGAACAGCCCATTCCTCGCGGTCTATGACATGCGCCATGGGGGCAGGATAGACCCCCGGAGCCAGGTGTCGAGGCGAGGCTGGCCCCCGGATTCGCTACTGTTTCCCGGCTGTTTGGCGGTGTTTCACGGTCATCCGCCGCCTTGTCGCGCGGTGCCGGATTTCGTCCCCGCGACAATCTGCCCTTGTGCCTTCACCCGTCTGGACAAAAACGGGCTTCACGCATAAACCGAAGTCCAAATGCCGGAGGAATTCGCTAGCCTGTTCGCCATGCGCTGTCGGGTTGGCGTGAATGAGCGGGGAACAAGGCTCGCCCACCGGCACGGAAGAGGCGAAAGGATCAGGCACCCGTGAGCGCAACCGACACCCAGGATCCCAACCGTCGAGATTTTCTCTACGTCGCCACCGGCATGGCCGCCGTGGTCGGCGCGGGCGCCGTCGCGTGGCCGTTCATCGACCAGATGCGCCCCGATGCCTCGACGCTGGCGCTCGCCTCGGTCGAGGTCGACGTCTCCTCGCTGACGCCGGGCATGTCGCTGATCGTCAAGTGGCGCGGCAAGCCGGTGGTGGTGCGCAACCGCACCGAAAAGGAGATGAAGGACGGCGAGGCCGTCAATCTCGCCGATCTCAAGGATCCGATCGCCCGCAACGCCAACCTGCCGGCCGACGCGCCGGCGACCGACGCCAACCGCACCACGCCCGGCAAGGAAGCCTGGATGGTGATGGTTCAGGTCTGCACGCATCTGGGCTGCATTCCGCTCGGCCAGGAAGGCGATTTCGGCGGCTGGTTCTGCCCGTGCCACGGTTCGCAATACGATACCGCCGGCCGCATCCGCAAAGGCCCGGCGCCCGAGAACATGGCTGTGCCGGTATTCAAGTTCATTTCCGATACCAAGATCCTTATCGGTTGAGGCAGGGGATATTTCGATGAGCGAGGGACACTCGACCTATACGCCCAAGACCGGTATCGAGCGCTGGTTCGATGCGCGCATGCCTCTGCCGCGGCTGATCTATGACAGCTTCGTCGCCTATCCGGTGCCGCGCAACCTCAACTATGCCTGGACCT
Protein-coding regions in this window:
- a CDS encoding ABC transporter ATP-binding protein → MLLFSWFEKRLDPFPGAEPVEPPKTLVAFCLHYTRGAWPYILVDAVLVAAIAIAEVWMFGFLGRIVDWLSAQNRETFLQTEGWKLASMAFIVLFALPGTVWLHSLLNQQTLMGNYPMRIRWQVHRYLLKQSMSFYQDEFAGRIATKLMQTALAVRECVIKVIDVLNYVIVYFLGMLLIVGSADWRLAAPLGVWMVGYILLLRYFIPRLGKVGEEQANARSVMTGRVVDSYSNIQTVKLFSHARREASFAKEGMMGFLDTVYRSMRLVTVLFGSLYILNALLLFSVTAISLWLWLGQAVTIGAVAVVIGLVLRMWGMSQWIMWEMSGLFENIGTVQDGIASISLPRLVEDRPGAKEITVSKGEIRFEDIRFHYGKQKGVIENLSLAVKPGEKVGIVGRSGAGKSTLVNLLLRFYDLEAGRILIDGQEIAAVKQDSLRAQIGMVTQDTSLLHRSVRENILYGRPDASDDMLVEAARRAEALDFIAGLSDHSGRKGFDAYVGDRGVKLSGGQRQRIAIARVMLKDAPILILDEATSALDSEAEAAIQENLYKLMQGKTVIAIAHRLSTIAAMDRLVVMDQGRVIEEGSHEELVAKGGLYAQLWQRQSGGFLLDDGPIGVASDVVANDVGAKGQAAE
- a CDS encoding ABC transporter ATP-binding protein, which gives rise to MMTAVYRWFENWVYPFREPTNLRPPSGVAGFLWHYVGQAKFAFFAMLVIGGIAPLVEAGLFYFVGRLVDILDQLPGERSWHALWTAAGPELVFMIVVVLVVRTIVVGLSALVDEQTITPGFYNLVRWQAHRHVSRQSYSFFQNDFAGRIATKVWQAGQATGDLMESFIEVVWFMIVYTVTTLALVAGLDIRLAVLVVIWIAAFAWLARLYLPAIRKHAEATAEAGSMITGRIVDSYSNVQTLKLFSADGDDRYIRSGFDIYLDALRPFTRRLTGVRMALTTLSGIMITAIGCFAVYLWVEGSITVGAVAFTLSLVLRLNMLLGRLMMQLNSILRNLGVLENSKALISQPLGLVDAPDARELVVAGGRIEVKNVEFHYGKGFGVLNGIDLVVRPGEKVGLVGPSGAGKTTLANLILRLYELEGGKIAIDGQDVSQVTQNSLRANIGVVSQDTALFHRSLRDNIKLGMPDATDAQVIAAARKAEAHDFILTLRDNRDRQGYEAYVGERGVKLSGGQRQRVAIARVFLKDAPILILDEATSALDSDIEAAIQENLTRLMEGKTVIAIAHRLSTIAALDRLVVLDGGRIVEQGTHDELVALDGLYARLWKRQSGGFLYHEESVLEETRPAE
- a CDS encoding GNAT family N-acetyltransferase produces the protein MGATDEIGYLLKRLRPTTPAFDTLMEESRREGYWMLVRLRDGWASGRNKFLKRGEALFGAWHGGELAGVCGLNIDPYFEGRDHGRVRHLFVGARHRRTGLGRMLGETVVDRARHHFAVLNTRAPQDAFGFYERLGFAPVAGEEFVTHRMIFAKGG
- a CDS encoding DUF6665 family protein; amino-acid sequence: MSLRPPSRLTSASAAEAAFDALGHEVLAEKAAALGRAGQRVEETLARLRNNGDEQLRPRLLKEAAVAVHGYFIQRELCGLRKHDAVIREYNIPTAVLVRLGAM
- a CDS encoding alpha/beta fold hydrolase; its protein translation is MQTSNIEIEGLSIAIREAGPAEAPAFLLLHGWPQSSYAFEGVIGRLAAEYRVVAPDLPCIGGSQGMPEAGDKRTLARLMRGVAEACGLRHLLAAGHDVGGQIVFALLRDHPEILSGAAIMDVAVPGVAPWEEVIRNPRIWHFAFHAVPALPETLVSGHQSTYFDFFFNVLSKDRTSIPAQAREIYARAYSRPESLQAGFDWYRAFPEDAKANAARPATPTAIPVLYLRGSAESGDIGDYVEGLRAAGLSNVEGDIIADSGHFVPDENPEALASRLARFHREIGAASANPTWRRA
- a CDS encoding cupin domain-containing protein, which codes for MAHVIDREEWAVRPDRWKGELQCAPYGSNSCLIFNYLPETGGGPRLHSHPYAEIFIIRQGIGLFTVGGEEIEASAGQIVIVPPGTPHKFTNLGPGPLETTDIHENGTFITQWLE